The genomic stretch cgctgccgatgggctcctcgtcgctactcccgtagccctccacgggggcttcatccccgtcttcgtcgtcactgctgtcgtcgtcccaccacatgcggaggcgcttcgccggcgggtagccctcgagggagtcgtcgtcgtcgtcgtcttcttctccctcttcttcagaggtggggcagccgtcccaggagaactggtcgtcctcgcttttgggctccagttccccatcggcaaggaattggagatcttcgtccccgctggtcaaggacttgtcgtcctcagaccaaatggaggaggcatggctctcctcgtcccagtcttccggggcacgaatttctggcggcgtctcgcgggaggagttggacccgtaggaaaactcggaggaagaggaagaagacatggcggcactgaAGGTTTTTGGTGCTGATGCGAGAAGGACGAAGGGGGCGCAaattgtttagaacggttaaataaaggggatatgggagagattcaatgccacagcagtttccgaggaggtgttgcccaacgagaaaattttacggccacgtggagaagtggaaggggcaaggcatcatgatgcggattccgcggcagctctgctctgccatgacatgacccgacgaaagaaagcgtaatgattttggaaatgtcatttccaaaaccaggggggcatgtgttatcaccagaatttgaccaagtcagaggtgggccgcgatcaagatggtttgaagaaatatatatatagaaggagtgcgtggatcggccttttataccaagttgggcttaattgcccggatatctgtaatatattagatcgtatttcagTTTAGAgaaagaatcttagtcgtgcacggtttagtgcatgcccacattagaaagtcccctggactataaatatgtacctagggttcatggaataaacaacaactcacgttcaaccccaaaaacaaaccaatctcggcgcatcgccaactccttcgtctcgagggtttctatcaggtaagcgacatgctgcctagatcgcatcttgcgatctaggcagcacaagccccacgttgttcatgcgttgctcgtactgaagcgcttttgatggcgagcaacgtagttatcattagatgtgttagggttagcattgttcttcgtttaagcatgcttacgtagtgcaacccttgcatatctagccgtcctcacgcctatctcaggtgtgggggcggcaccccgcttgatcattatttagtagatctgatccgttacgattgctccttgttctacaaggattagtttaatatctgcaatagtttggccttacaaggggggggatcctgtggcacgtagggtggcgttcgcaagtcctaaacgggatgttcctaggatcaacttcatgttggttttttggcctcgtttaggatcggcttacgagcaccgtgcgtggccatccggcccaacctcggagtaggatgatccgattatgtggtgaaaaccctaaatcgtcgtagatctcattagcttcatcttgatcaagcaggaccaccaagtattcgtacaccccgtacggatcatgggtggatcggctctttgagccgattcacgaggataacctcgagagccgatcgaggctcgtatttaacgtttacatgtatgccctgcgaggaaactaagcgaggcaatatcatcaccttcccgaccgggtataggtcgagtggcacgcccttgcacttcgcaacgccgcgtgtgaccagaagagcattgcgggccgtcgctcggaggggtctcagccagccgcagctctaggctccccccggctctacggtgttgacaaggccgctgcccgccggtgggttttggcagtcaacagaaccACGATAACGTGCTAATATACTAAGTTCAATTTTTAACTGATAAATCCAAAAATTCTATAATTTGCGAAATTAGTATCAGCGGGTAGAGAATTTAATTACGAATTCATTGCAAGAACCAACATCTAAAAATAAGGTTTAGATTTAAAGTTACGAATTTTTGAAGTCTAACATGTAACATGAGCTAGCAGTTTTTCAATTGATCTGATCGATCTATCACATTCGTGCGCCGgtagaaaaaaaaacaagggCACGTGGCATGACATGATAGGCTGGGTACCGGCAAGGACGAAGAAGACGGACGGCGTGGATGGCGATgtcgttgtggtggcctcctggcttgACGAAGGTGAGGGCGAGGTGCGGCTCGAGTAGATGATTTTCTTCCCGTCCTCGTCAGCGATCCCCTAGTCCCGAACAACATCTATCTCCGGCTGTAAACGATGAagtccggcgaaactccggcgatCCTGTCTAGTCGTTCCCGTGGTCCTGTGCGAGGGAAAAAAATACGTGAGAAGGATGCGATCGATGATCTAGGAAGCTTGGAGAGAAAAGGGGAGGCAGGGAGGTCCTGGAACCTCGACTTCAAGTTCGcagcgacgaactccggcgagatcagACGTGCTTTCAGGTGGTCTACGGTTTGCGATTTTTGGAAAAACAGAGAGAGGCCGATGCGGGAGTATATATGGAGGAGTTTTCGTGGCGTAGGGGGCACGGATTCGAACGGAATTGGGGCGAAAATCTGGGGATTTCGAGTCGGTTCGGTAGTCCCGTGTCCTCGTCGAACTCACGCAGGAGGTTGAAGACGATACGTGGGTCCCGCTGTCCGCGTTGGCAGGGAAgagaaggaaagaaaaacaaatagaaaggaaaagaaaagatagGGAGCTGGCCTCCCGCTGCCTGGCTGGCCGGTCTGGCCGACGCGGTCGTGCGCGTGCGCGGAGGATGGTGGCTTCGTTTGGTAAGTGTGATCCGGtcgttccttttcttttctttttttttcttttcttttattgtttCTTATCTCATATGAGCTTTACAATTTGAAAAGAGTAAAACAAAAACTAGATAAAATCTGCGAAACTAAAACATTTAATTAGATTTCAGACTTAAGCATAATCTTGTAATAATTTGGAAACCAAATATGCAGATTTTAAAATAGTATGCCATGATGATATGATGCAACTATTAACATCCTTAAttgtaaaatttgggatgttacagatgggcagcggcaccctgttcggccgctcctccttcttggCGCCGCTGttggacgcctcgaagtcgttcttcttcttccccatggtgctgcggcgttggtggtgggagtggaggtgtgggcgatggagGAACAATGACGGTGGACTGTTAAGCCGGCCGTGAGCGGAaaacgatgccattgaagacGGCGCAGAagcccggccgccgcccaccagtgcgcgcgcagaagaggcagccgcAACATTGATAGCGAATGCTGCAGCGCAGatgcggaagcgatgccctcgatacaggctcgctgcTAGGCGGACCCCGGTGGAGATGCGAGCGTTCACTTGggtgtccgcgcagcgtccgccgcgacGGATTCCAGGCACATATATGCGtcgggtttgcgtcgccgcggactgcCCGATCACGATGTGTCACCTCGATGAAGGTGataccagattttttttttttgaacagaagGTGATACCAGATATATTTTTGGTTCGGGGACGCAAACCGTCGGTCAGTGTCTTTTGGTCGACCCGTTGGAGATGGCTaaaaaaatgatccggtgcaaggTCAGCTAAATCACTGAAAAAGAATTGCCGAGTCCAAACTCCAATAGCCGCACCGGCGCTCTTGCTGAACTCCGGCCACCAAATCAGCTCGAGTTAGAAGCAGTTCGCCGGAGCTAATGGCGACGCCGTCGGGCTCCCATTCCGCCTCGCCGCCGGTGATATccgggacggcggcggtggcagcgTGCGCCGCCATGGCGGTCTCCTACGTCGCCGTCCTCTACGCCCCAacgctcctcctccgtctcccgcCGGCCACCTCGCTCCGCGCCTTCTTCCACCGCCGCTTCGTgtgcgccgccttctcctccgctgCCTCCGTCCTCGCCACTGCGGCCCTCCTACGCGTAAGTGACCCTTCTGCACCTCCAGTCCCCATCTAAGCCCTAGCTTCTGATACCCGAATGGAATCTCAAATCCCCTTAACCTATCTGTCTATCTCCCGCCCTCTCCCCAGGTATGGAGCCTGAGTGACTCGTCAAAAGCGCTCGCGGTGTTCGGCATTCGTAGTGATCACCTGGTAATCAAGCTATCTCTCATTCTCTCCAGTAGTAGTgccattttttgtttgtttgtagtTGTACACTAATAAGTGTGGAGCTTTTGATGCTTGGACTGAAACTCTGGTCCTGTATCAGCTTGAGGCAGTAGTGATTCCGCTTGTCCTTACGTCCCTAGTGTATGCTGGGTCGTTCGTCTCAAGACTCTGGGTCATGTCAAGCTCCTGTGGCAGGGATGACGGTGAAGTGGGAATCGGCTGCACCGAGAAGCTTGCTCGCTGGATGCAAACCTCCCTACAAGATGTAATGGTGTGGAGGAACTACGTAGTGGTTTGTTCTCATTCCCTTAATCCCTTTGATACCATTCATTTGTGCTGCTTATTAGATGCCGCGGAAATGTCTCGGAATATTAGTGCAGTGAATGAGGGGTTGTTGACTGAAAATCTAATTACAGCACTGTGTAATCAGCTAACAGTCTATGTGTGCAAGCTGCAACCTTTAGTAAGCAAGCAGGACCATGAGTTAGTGATGAGGGGGATCAAGTGAGCCAAGCAATTCAATTATATTTAACGATGAAGGCTAAATATTGCCACCTACAAGataatttggattttttttgtCCATGGCGCCTACTTGCCCCCTTCTCCTGCTGCCACTGTTTGTATTATTACTATTACAACTGAAAAGCGTCATTTTCTGTATTCATGATCTTATTTGAGGATGATCTTTTGACCAGGCACCATTTACAGAGGAGCTGGTTTTCAGGGCGTGTATGATACCTCTTCTTCTATGTGGAGGATTCAAAATGCATAACATTATATTTCTGAGTCCAATCTTCTTCAGCCTAGGTAAATAGGTATAATATTGCACCAAATCTCATTTCAAATGAATTGGCCTGACACGTTCCTTCAGCTAATATTTTGTAATTCAACCTTTTGCAAGTAGTAATTGAGCCTTTCTGTTCACAGCACACCTAAACCACTTGTTTGAACTTCACCAGCAAGGATGCAATTTTATGAGATCTCTCCTGATTGTAGGTATTATTTTTCTTTGCACCATCTGGTTTTCTCCTTTACTAATGTACTAGTATAATCTTCCTGTAACTTTGTTGCTAGCATGGGCAATTAAGAAGAGCTATAATATCCTAGTTCATCAGGTTGTTCTTCCAGTGATATAAACTTACTTCCTTTATGGCCATACCTGTGATATATCAAGAATGTATTGGTACATTCCCATGTCCCTACGAGAGTGCAAGCAGTCACTTGTATAAGCACTATGTTTACCCATTATGTTTATTTCTTCATACCTCAAATATTCCGTGTCAAACATTTGTAGCATCATGTTCTGCGTTAAATTGATAGCATGAGTAACTCTGCATATCACTAATTATTGTCAAAACAATTAATTGTCCTATGAAATCGATGTGATGCCTTTATTCTGCCATGCTATTTAGTTTGTGCTCATAGTGTTTGCCAACAAGAATCAATTTCTTAGCTCACACACAATTTAAGGCATTACAGAATCGTGATTGctggtacatattatgttgaccaAGTCATGTTCCTTCTGAAGTTCCATGTACATGCTTGGACTTTTGATATGCTCGTTGTATTACACACATTAGTCTTCTATTTTCTGTAGTTCTGCTCATATTTGTTTGAAAATTATCATCAGATATTGTGTAATTACTTTGGTTTAACCATCTGTGAACACCTTTTCCTTCACCTGTTCAACTTACCATGACTCTATGTCTTCCATTCTCAGGTCTCCAGTTAGGCTACACCGTAATTTTTGGGTGGTATGCTGCAATTTTGTTCATCCGAACAGGTCTTGCTAATTCCTTTTTTTATTATCTTTTTTAAAACATGAGCCCCCCTCGTTGATTCCAGTTGGCATACCCCTTTTGTTATCGAGAAGCCATTATAGTTCATTCTTTCCCATTGTTTATGCCTTAGTAGTGCTCCTTTTTCAGTTTAGATCTAATAGTTCTAGGTTTTTTAAGATAGTAGGTTTGTTTGTTGTTTGTCGTGGTTTATGCTGGGTCAAATGCTAGCCAGAATAACGTTCAAAGTATTGATCTCTATATTTCAAAGTTGGTTTAGTCGCATAATGCAAACGCAAGCGCAAGCGCAAACACAACGTTAGTTTAGTCTAATATCGGTAATGTAAGCTAAGCGAAAGGAGCAAATATGGTGGGACTCTTGCCCTTAAACTTGAGAGGGATGaatggcatggaagaactgcttaAACACAAACCTGCATACTTTTGGTGGCAATTTGCAGGATTTGGGCCATCAGATTTGTGAAAGTGCCCTGACATGGCACCACATGGCAGATCAAGTGCATCGTAACCGTGCATCTCTGTTAATCCAAATTGAATTTTATTCAAATATTTTAATTTGGTGCTTAATTTGAGTTCACTCTGTCAAATACTAGTGGGTGATTAAATTGGAATAACGGGTCAATTTTTGGTGTATTATGGCTGTTGATTATAGCAGTTTCTGTGAGCTAGTGCTGAGTACATGAGGACGAGTCGACATCCAATCCAAGTTCAGAACCTGAATTTTGACCTCACGATACTTTCTCTTTGTTGATATGTGCCTGGAATCCTGGATGCTGCACTGCTTAACCTCATCATCGCTGCTCATCTACACCGATTATCTGTGCTCATTGTCATGCCACAGAGATCATCTGCATGCGTGAAGCGATAGCAAAGTTTCTGGTAGCTCATGCACTTGACTGCTTGCTGTGTCCTCTGCATTCATGTTGTTCCAACACTTAATTGGTTTCTTTTCGACATGAACCCTATTGTATGTTCTTGAAGAACTTTCAATAGGGCTGGTGCCCAACACAATGCAGTGAAATGCTTGAACATTGATGATTCAGCAGTGTTCGTAGGGAATACGCTGCCACAAACATTTCTTGCTGCTCCATGCAGGCGATATCTGTGGTAACAGCATGGAGAGTCTGCTCACCGTCCTTATCAATGCATGCCCAGAAGGGAGGGTGATGTTTACCAGCACCAAACCCCAACATGAATTTCTTGCGAGGAAGAATCGGTTTGGGCGACAATTTGGGTCCTAGATATCAGCGGTTCTTATTTACCTAGCACCAGAGGATAAAAACCTGTTAAAATGAACAACTGTAACACATTAGTAATCAACTTATTATTAATTCATCCACACATTATTATCTGACAGAGTCAATACAGATTAAGTCTTTGATTGGACCGCTTGAATTACGTTTGTTTTGAATTAACCGTGAGGGGGCATGGTTCAACAAAAGTAATGCTGACTTGGTCTGCCTTATGTCTCAAGTCATTCcaatgtgcgtgtgtgtgtgtattGCTTGTGAGTAACCAAAGCTTTCTTACGCCACCATGTGTTTTGAGTTTACTGAATGCAAGTGTGCTAACTTGTATATTTCTCTCTTGCGTTACTTAATTAAACCATGCATGCTTTGGGACCGTAGAAATTGGGCCTCCCACATGGACCAAATGTGTAACACAAAATTCAAAAGTATGTTGCTCATTACGCCCATTTGCTGATTCAGCATGGTATAATTTTGTGATAACATTTTTATGGCAAATTATCAAATAACTACACCGTTTTAGATTTGTTTTGTAAAACCGGACTTATTTAGTGTCAGGGATCTAGGAAATCGTGCCTTCTAGGTTTTCAAGGAAACTGACAAGCATGATTCAGTAGCTAGCTAGACGAGTTTGATGGTGGCCCTGTTATGAATTTACTCTGGTCTTGTTATGGTTGTGTGGTTGAAGATGGGCCAAAATTGTTGGTTCAGGTGAAATCATAAAAGGCGTGGTTTGCTGAAACAGCGACACAGAAAAATTGTAGTTTTTGAAACTACTTAAAGAAGTTTCTCAAGAACTAGTGTAGTTCTGCCATACTGGTAAATTTACTCAATCTTTTTGTTATAGCACTCGCTAAGCTTATGCCTTGTGAATTGGTTAGAGAAATGAAAATTTACTTGTAGTAAATGCATGATTTGTCGCTTTGTAACACGCTGAATTGACTGAAAgtgtattttattttcttcacaAACGTGACATCGATTAACTTCTGTTCTAAAAAACTGCAGGCAATCTTGTGTCTCCTATTGTGGCTCACATATTTTGTAACATGATGGGTTTGCCTGCTTTCTCATCACCGCGAACTAGAGGTATGTATATTTTATGTTTTTCTCATGAAAACTAAACTCATGCAGAGTTGTCAAAGTTTTCCTTAgtgtaagtggtagaaactagggttctaccggggtgagggcgtagattgtaggggtggaagtgttgcgagcacgaggaggagaggcggcgccggcggcagggcgccgtcgcggatgcgttggaggcggcggctagggtttgggcggcgcggacgggagaaggccgactcctttgggagtcggcaataatgatatCTGATTATTGCTTGATTGATTTAGTCTATTACAACTTGTATATATAAGAGAActcgcgaaaccctaatctgctaactgggctaagcccctaactaagcttggccggttgggccaatgggccccctccggcggtagaccaggccggtcataacatctctccccgctgCGCAAACGGCTCGTCCTCGAGTGCGGTAGTACTGAGTAATCTTGCTGGAACTCCTTGCGAAGCTCCCAagtcgcctcctcctcggaaagGCCCTCCCACTGCACCAACAAGTGCCAAACATCACGACGTAGTTGAGCGCGGAGCACCTTGGCCGGACTGGGTAGCAGACGTCCCGCGGCCGTCGGCGGAAGTGGTGGAGTGGCCACCGGCGGGGCACCGCGATAGGGCTTCGACGAGGCCCACGTGGAAGACGTCGTGAATGCGAGCCCCTCCGGCAGCCGAAGCACGTGCGCCATGGTCCCAATCCGCTCGACGATGATGAAGGGCCCCGCATAGCGCGGACCAAGTTTACGCTTCGCACGCGGGTCGAGGGAGCGATGAGAGCGGTGCAACGAGCGAAGCCACACCGATCACCCACCGCGTACTCAACCTCACGATGTCGCCCGTCATAGTAGTGCTTGGCGACCTGTTGAGCTTGGACAAGACAGCTGCCGCACCTCGGCCGGCATCTCGTCGCGGGCGCGGATGAGCTCGCCGGCGGCCTCCGTTCGCGCGCGTCGCTTGGATCCACCGCTAGGataggtggtggtggccggccgtGAGACCACCTCGAATGGCGTAGCACGCAGGGCGGAGTGGTAGGAGGTGTTGTAGCGATGCTCGCCCACGCAAGCCAATCCACCCAAGCGCGCGGACGATCACCAGTAACACGAGCGCAAATACATGGCGATCACCTTATTGACcacctcggactggccgtccgtctgaggatgGAACGCCGTGCTGAACCGGAGTTGGACTCCCGCCATGCGGAAGAGGTCCCGCCACACGTGCCCCGTGAACACCGGATCGCGATCACAGACGATGGACGAAGGAAACCCGTGTAGGCGGACGATACCGTCGAAGAAGGCGCGGGCCACAGACGCCGCTGTGTAGGGATGGCCAAGCGCGATGAAGTGggcgtacttggagaagcggtcaaccaccgtgaggatgacagacttgccgcccaccctcggaaggccctcgatgaagtccatggagatgtcggccCACACTGCGAAGGAACGTCAAGCGGGCTGCGGGACACCGGCTGGGCGCAAAGTCTCCGTCTTGTTGCGCGCGGCACGTCTCACACGAACGCACCCAATCTCGGACCATGGCCCGATCGCCGGAATGTAGAAATCCGCGAGAAGACGGTGGAGGGTCTTCCGGACACCCTCATGACCGGCGGAGTGTGCCAAGAGCGGCACACGATGGCGGAGGTCATCATGGTCGGGGACGAACACGCGGCGCCGGTGGAGGAGAAGGCCGTCGATGACGCGCCAAGGGTCGTCCGGCTCACCAGCGTCGAGCTGTCTTCGCCCGCAGAGCTGAGGCATCCGGCGCGGACACCGTCGCCTGGCGGATGCGGTCGAAGAGGACGAAGGAGGGCCCCGAGCGGATGCGAGCGAGCGGCCGGCGAGTCTCCCTCGGTGGCGTCGGGATCGGCGTCGCGGCGGGACAAAGCGTCGGCCACCGTGTTGAGGCGCCCGGACGATACTCCACCGTGAAGTCGAAGCCAAACAGACTGGCGATCCACGGTGCTTGGGGCACGCGTCGACGGCCGGCTGGTCCAAGAGGAACTTAAGGTCGTAGTGGTCCGTACGTACGCGGAACGAGCGCCCCCATAGGTAAGGGCGCCGGTGGCGGACGGcacgaaccaagccaatgagttcCCTGCTCGTACGCCGCAAGCTTGAGGTGGCGTGCGGCAAGACGGCCGGCCTGAAGTAGGCGGCGGCCCGTCACCACGGTGAAGGACGGCACCGAACCCCGCCCGGAGCGTCGCGGTCGACGATGAACGGCTTGTCGAAGTCCGGCATCCGGAGAACGGGGCCCGTCGTCGGGGCCCCTTGAGGGCCTCGAAGGCGGCGGTAGCCTCGTCGTCCCAAGCGAAGGCCTCGTGCGCGGCGGGCGCGTGAGCCGGCGAGCGATGAGGCCAAATTCCGGATGAACTTCCGGTAGTAGCCGGCGAGGCCCGGGAACCCGCGGAGGGCGCGTGGTGAACGCGGCGTCGGccgggcggcggccgccgccacctTGTCCGCATCCATCGCCACCCggtcggcggagatgacgtggccgAGATAGGCCACCGAGGTCGTcgcaaacgagcacttcgagcgcttgaggtgaagtcgatgcgctcgaagctcgttgaagacgatggcgacATGCTTTGCGGGTGCTCCGCCCATGATGCGgctgtagatcaagatatcatcgaaaaAACCCAGCACAAAACGACGTAAGTACGGGCGAAGGACATCATTCATCAGGGCCTGGAAGGTCGCGGGCGCGTTGGTGAGGCCGAAAGGCATCACCACGAACTCGAAGTGGCCATGGTGTgtccggaacgccgtcttggcgatgtctgagcggaggtcgagcttggtgaagaacctCGCGCCGTGGAGCTCGTCAAACAGCTCGTCAACCACCGGGATCGGGAACTTATCCTTGAGCGTGAGGGCGTTGAGGGCGCGgtagtcgatgcagaagcgccacgtGCCATCCGAGCTTGCGCACCAAGAGCACCGGCGCGGAGAACGGGGACGTGGAGATCCCGATGATGCCCGCCGCCAACATGAGCGCGCAGCGGCGCTCCAGCTCGTCCTTGCTGCGGCGGGGGTAGCGGTATGGGCGCACCGCCACCGGCGTCGACCCGGGAGCAAGTGTATGCGATGGTCACACGCTCGTGGGGGCGGCGAGGCCTGCGGCTCCTCGAAGATGTCGCCGTGCTGCTTGCGGGAGGTGCGTCGGGGAGGGGTGCTCGGCGTCGTCGGCCCCGGAGACTAGGCTGGAGGCTGCGGCGCGGGAGATGTGCCCCGAGACCCTCCCGGCGAATGTGGCGTCCCCGGCGCCGGAAGGTCATCGTCGGGGCGTCGAAGTCCCGAGAGAATGGGTCCGGCGTCCGCGAAGAGTCGACGCCAAGGATGAAGTCGAAGCGGCCCAAGTCGATGCGGCGCACGTGATGACGAAGTGCTCGTCGCCGATGGTAAGAGGAACGTCTTCTGGACCACCCCATGGCGGTGGAGCGGTCACCGTTGGCCACGGTCACGCGGAGGGTATCCCGCTTGTCGGGCGCGTAGCGCGAGGCGGCGCATAGTGGCGGCGGGGAGGAAGTATGCGTAGACCCCGTGTCCGGTAGCGCCACCGGAGGCTCGCCACTGGATAGTGACCGGAAGCGACATCGTCCGCTCGTGGCGGATGCCGGCGAGCGCGTGGAGGGACACGACGAAGGCCGTGGCCGCTGCGTCGGTCGGCCCGGCCATCTCGGATGCCGCGGCAACCGTCCCAGTCGTCGGGTCGCCCTCCTCGACATCGACGgtctccaggtagaagaggcgAGGGCACACGTGACCGGGCGTGTATGggtcgtcgcagttgaagcagaGTCCCAGGCGGCGGCGTTCGAGCTACTCCGCCGGGGTGAGGGCGGCGGAACGTGCGTGTAGGCTGCGGGGGCGAGGGCCGGCCGGGCCGGGTGGGGCGGGCCGGGTAGCGgccgcggccggaggaggaggtcgggcgGCGCGGGTGCCGCGGGCCGGGGGTGTCTGGCCGAGCCGCACGGGCGCGACGCTCATAAGCGCGCGCGTAGTGCATCGCCGTCGCGGAGGTCCCGCGGAGCCGTGGCTCGACATCCACGCGGATATGGTCCGGGAGGCCGCCAATGAAGAGCTCGGCGCGGCTGTTGGCCCGTCACGCGGGCGCATGGCATGCGAGG from Lolium rigidum isolate FL_2022 chromosome 4, APGP_CSIRO_Lrig_0.1, whole genome shotgun sequence encodes the following:
- the LOC124707724 gene encoding CAAX prenyl protease 2-like, whose translation is MATPSGSHSASPPVISGTAAVAACAAMAVSYVAVLYAPTLLLRLPPATSLRAFFHRRFVCAAFSSAASVLATAALLRVWSLSDSSKALAVFGIRSDHLLEAVVIPLVLTSLVYAGSFVSRLWVMSSSCGRDDGEVGIGCTEKLARWMQTSLQDVMVWRNYVVAPFTEELVFRACMIPLLLCGGFKMHNIIFLSPIFFSLAHLNHLFELHQQGCNFMRSLLIVGLQLGYTVIFGWYAAILFIRTGNLVSPIVAHIFCNMMGLPAFSSPRTRGMTSVAFMAGSVFFFYFLFPATSPKLYNARLDGCSCWHGYCRWS